One Solibacillus sp. R5-41 DNA segment encodes these proteins:
- a CDS encoding S9 family peptidase, whose protein sequence is MTKIIMDDRKVNNIPILSIYQSELKNCPLIFYLHGYGGDREQALDFGYMLAKKGFYYVSIDCKDHGMRKTNTETNKFSKVFPPDTGLDSYVHMHEVIEQSAFDIQSLIEYFKRRDEIDENKIGISGFSMGGYATFYIAANNPNIKVAVPIAGKPSFSKAWKDSILSTGTYEQWREPIQNAEKEIAKRTEYFQMIDPYEKLNNFSPKPLLIINGDQDTDSLFTYSLELYEKLLPLYAEQQGNLRLSMPFVDHQFNYFMKLKACNWFEKHLGIH, encoded by the coding sequence ATGACAAAAATAATAATGGACGATCGCAAAGTGAATAACATACCGATTTTAAGTATTTATCAAAGTGAATTAAAGAATTGCCCACTAATCTTTTATCTTCATGGATACGGGGGAGACCGTGAGCAAGCATTAGATTTTGGATATATGCTTGCCAAAAAAGGGTTTTATTACGTTAGTATCGACTGCAAAGACCATGGTATGAGGAAAACGAACACCGAAACTAACAAATTTTCTAAAGTATTTCCACCAGATACTGGACTTGATTCTTATGTTCATATGCATGAAGTAATAGAACAGTCTGCATTTGATATACAAAGTCTCATTGAATATTTTAAACGTAGAGATGAGATAGATGAGAATAAAATAGGAATATCAGGTTTTTCTATGGGAGGATATGCAACATTTTATATCGCAGCTAATAACCCTAATATAAAAGTTGCGGTTCCAATAGCTGGAAAGCCATCTTTTTCAAAAGCATGGAAAGATAGTATCCTATCAACTGGTACTTATGAACAATGGAGAGAACCGATTCAGAATGCAGAGAAAGAAATAGCAAAAAGAACAGAGTATTTCCAAATGATTGATCCATATGAAAAGTTGAATAATTTTTCTCCAAAACCATTACTAATTATCAATGGTGATCAAGATACAGATTCACTATTTACTTATTCATTAGAACTCTATGAAAAGTTGTTACCATTGTACGCTGAGCAGCAAGGAAATCTTCGACTCAGCATGCCCTTTGTCGATCACCAATTTAATTATTTTATGAAGCTTAAA
- a CDS encoding efflux RND transporter permease subunit, translated as MSLFTKWSFKNKAAITLVTVLVLVLGVVSYLKLPMEFMPTADQPQVTIVAVGQGVDSNSMEQQVTTPIEMAVGSVKGKSTIFSTTGDGFSKIDIFFESKTNMKEAKQEVQEALATVTLPNNVQKPSIIQLNTSMIPIAQVSITFKEELTRSNSEFAKKKIIPMYKDIKGVANVQTFGTESSYVSLELDTKLLAEKQLSLENIMTALQGQNLSAAVGEKTIDGKASNIKVVGKLNSVKDIEQLSIAPAVKLADVAKVSIKKPNTTLTRVNGKDALILIMTKESSANAVNVGKEIAEVTKKINKKYSNAQSDLIMSTADMIESSVNTMLKEVLLGALFATIVIVLFLRNLRSTFITIVSIPLSLAFTLFLLWMSGITLNILTLGGVAVAVGRLVDDSIVVIENIFRKMQKEKFSVSLVTEATKEVGTAILASTLTTVAVFLPIGLVSGGLQDFLMPFALTITYSLLASLIVAVTVVPLMSSALLKNSKLAVHKPALRFSRLLTWTLNHKWVVYLLAILMFVGSIGTYVAMPKGAVDKSTADFVNVSLEYPNDTPIEKVIENTLRLEEFIHSRDEVEFEYTQLGNTEGGASFGSVASPTLATFVVMLKDKKDTEHIIELLEKQKKEYEGAVLTVNTASFMSGSSTDITIDVMGDDLTKIEKTAVNVKGKIEGIKGVEKVTTNQDAKKMVYSFEVNAAEGSAMQISQQLGIYLNRTPMGMATIDSQPISIMLEPLVNPETKKDLNNMLVATPTGMEPISKVATLKEEEKPSNVFHKDGDSYVRITVTVDPEKLSKVNAEITKAIFGEKDTKGMKISDGVNVYIGGASAQQADDFSDLFITMLVSIGIVFLIMVVTFKTFRAPIAILCSLPLAAIGAILGLLISGITVDVTALLGALMLIGIVVTNAIVLLDRVKQNEQTMIIRDALVEAAATRMRPILMTAMATVSAMIPLLFKKAESTSLVSSSLAVVVIGGLTMATLLTLVVIPVVYESLHFRKAKKQLREKV; from the coding sequence ATGTCTTTGTTTACTAAGTGGTCCTTTAAGAATAAAGCGGCTATTACTTTAGTGACAGTTCTAGTTTTAGTATTAGGGGTTGTAAGTTATTTAAAATTACCAATGGAGTTTATGCCAACTGCCGATCAACCACAAGTAACGATTGTTGCAGTGGGGCAAGGGGTCGATTCTAATTCGATGGAGCAACAAGTCACAACACCAATTGAAATGGCAGTGGGTTCTGTAAAAGGAAAGTCAACTATTTTCTCTACAACAGGAGATGGGTTTTCAAAGATAGATATTTTCTTTGAATCAAAAACGAATATGAAAGAGGCCAAGCAGGAAGTGCAAGAAGCTCTTGCAACCGTGACACTCCCGAATAATGTTCAAAAGCCTTCGATTATTCAATTAAATACATCTATGATTCCAATCGCACAGGTTTCCATTACCTTCAAAGAAGAATTAACACGAAGCAACAGCGAATTTGCGAAGAAAAAGATTATTCCAATGTACAAAGATATTAAAGGTGTCGCGAACGTGCAAACCTTTGGTACAGAGAGTTCATATGTTTCTTTAGAGTTAGATACTAAGCTTCTTGCCGAAAAACAATTATCACTTGAAAACATAATGACAGCACTACAGGGGCAAAACCTTTCTGCAGCAGTCGGTGAAAAAACGATTGACGGGAAAGCAAGTAACATCAAAGTCGTTGGAAAGTTAAATTCGGTGAAAGACATTGAACAACTATCCATTGCTCCAGCTGTTAAACTGGCGGATGTTGCAAAAGTAAGCATTAAAAAGCCAAATACGACACTTACTCGTGTAAACGGTAAGGATGCCTTAATCCTTATTATGACAAAAGAAAGTAGTGCGAACGCAGTAAATGTAGGAAAAGAAATTGCAGAAGTAACAAAGAAAATAAATAAAAAATATAGTAACGCCCAAAGTGATTTGATAATGTCTACTGCAGATATGATTGAAAGTTCAGTGAATACGATGTTGAAGGAAGTATTATTGGGTGCACTATTTGCAACCATCGTCATTGTGCTATTTTTAAGGAACCTTCGTTCAACATTTATTACGATTGTCTCAATCCCCCTTTCTCTAGCCTTTACACTGTTTCTACTATGGATGTCAGGCATCACGTTAAACATTCTGACATTAGGTGGAGTAGCGGTAGCAGTTGGAAGGCTTGTTGATGATAGTATTGTCGTCATTGAGAATATTTTCCGCAAAATGCAAAAGGAGAAATTCTCAGTAAGTCTTGTTACTGAAGCGACGAAAGAAGTAGGAACAGCAATTTTAGCTTCTACATTAACAACTGTCGCCGTTTTCTTACCAATCGGATTAGTTAGTGGCGGTTTACAAGATTTCTTAATGCCATTCGCCTTAACCATCACGTATTCTTTACTTGCATCATTAATTGTGGCAGTTACCGTTGTGCCGCTGATGAGTTCAGCACTATTGAAAAATAGTAAACTCGCTGTGCATAAACCAGCATTACGTTTCTCACGTTTATTAACATGGACATTAAATCATAAGTGGGTTGTATACCTCCTTGCTATATTAATGTTTGTAGGTTCAATTGGCACGTATGTTGCTATGCCGAAAGGAGCAGTTGACAAATCAACAGCTGATTTCGTGAACGTTTCTCTAGAGTACCCAAATGATACACCTATTGAAAAAGTAATAGAAAATACTCTTCGCCTCGAAGAATTCATTCATTCACGAGATGAAGTGGAATTTGAATACACACAGCTTGGTAATACGGAAGGTGGAGCGAGTTTTGGAAGTGTTGCTTCTCCTACGCTAGCGACATTTGTGGTGATGTTAAAGGATAAGAAAGACACTGAACATATCATTGAACTACTTGAAAAGCAAAAGAAAGAATATGAGGGTGCAGTACTAACTGTAAACACTGCTTCCTTTATGTCAGGTTCGTCTACCGATATTACAATCGATGTCATGGGTGACGATTTAACAAAGATTGAAAAAACAGCAGTAAACGTAAAGGGAAAAATCGAGGGAATAAAAGGTGTTGAAAAGGTAACGACCAATCAGGATGCCAAAAAAATGGTTTACTCATTTGAAGTGAATGCTGCTGAAGGAAGTGCAATGCAAATTTCTCAGCAATTAGGTATTTATCTAAATCGAACTCCTATGGGTATGGCAACTATTGATTCACAGCCTATATCAATCATGCTAGAGCCTCTTGTGAACCCAGAAACGAAAAAGGACTTAAATAATATGTTAGTGGCTACACCTACAGGGATGGAGCCGATCTCCAAGGTAGCTACATTAAAAGAGGAAGAGAAACCATCAAATGTATTCCATAAAGATGGCGATTCATATGTACGTATTACGGTTACAGTTGACCCAGAAAAACTATCTAAGGTCAATGCAGAAATCACAAAAGCAATTTTTGGTGAGAAAGATACAAAGGGAATGAAAATTTCAGATGGGGTGAATGTGTATATTGGTGGTGCAAGTGCTCAACAAGCAGACGATTTTTCTGATTTATTTATCACCATGCTTGTGTCGATTGGCATTGTATTCTTAATTATGGTTGTTACCTTTAAGACATTCCGTGCCCCAATTGCAATATTATGTTCACTGCCATTAGCAGCAATTGGCGCCATTCTTGGTCTATTAATAAGTGGTATTACTGTAGATGTAACGGCATTACTTGGTGCCTTAATGTTAATCGGTATTGTCGTGACAAATGCGATTGTATTGTTAGACCGTGTCAAACAAAATGAACAAACAATGATCATACGCGATGCGCTTGTAGAAGCGGCAGCAACAAGAATGCGTCCAATCTTGATGACAGCTATGGCAACTGTTAGCGCGATGATTCCGTTATTATTTAAAAAGGCAGAGTCTACGAGTTTAGTATCAAGTAGTCTTGCAGTTGTGGTAATAGGCGGATTAACAATGGCGACATTATTGACACTTGTGGTTATTCCAGTCGTATACGAATCTCTTCATTTCCGAAAAGCAAAGAAACAGCTAAGAGAAAAAGTGTAG
- a CDS encoding ABC transporter permease, whose protein sequence is MLQLIKLEMKKFNLGWYVKGALIATIILTALLCFGVSIALKENDLPMLAYQDVYVLIGANVRAIFIVFASVLIAKIVIEEYKNKTILVLFSYPVSRKKLIASKLMLITLLTFITMMLSNTIVAGLFSIINAYFPIVPFEITGNQFIGEITNIVLFAIASAGMSLIPLYFGMRNYSVPATIGSSLIVVAIACSYNPPFSLVTFIPFQLGLAAVGGAIAYFTIRNIENEDAI, encoded by the coding sequence ATGTTACAGCTAATAAAACTGGAAATGAAGAAATTTAATTTAGGTTGGTATGTAAAAGGCGCGCTTATCGCAACTATCATTTTGACAGCTCTTCTTTGTTTCGGTGTTTCTATTGCACTAAAAGAAAATGATTTACCCATGTTAGCTTACCAAGATGTATATGTATTGATTGGTGCCAACGTTAGGGCGATTTTTATTGTGTTTGCGTCTGTATTGATTGCGAAAATCGTTATTGAAGAATATAAAAACAAAACTATTTTGGTTTTATTCTCTTACCCTGTTAGTCGAAAGAAACTAATTGCTAGTAAATTGATGCTGATAACTTTGTTAACGTTCATCACCATGATGTTATCGAATACCATTGTTGCTGGTCTATTTTCTATTATTAATGCTTATTTTCCAATCGTGCCATTTGAAATCACAGGAAATCAATTTATAGGAGAGATCACAAACATAGTTCTATTTGCTATCGCTTCTGCCGGAATGAGCTTAATACCATTGTATTTTGGCATGCGCAATTATTCTGTTCCTGCGACAATTGGTTCATCACTCATCGTGGTGGCAATAGCCTGTTCCTATAACCCACCATTCTCATTGGTGACTTTCATTCCATTTCAGTTAGGGCTCGCAGCTGTAGGGGGAGCAATAGCGTACTTTACCATTCGAAATATTGAGAATGAGGATGCGATTTAA
- a CDS encoding ABC transporter permease, producing MLKLMRLEWKKHQLSSYFKGVAICIVSIFAAMCFMTWVSKVEDDLIFTDYAGYMALTDIFIRITFTIFSAVILSRVVIEEYKNKTIQLLFTYPLQRKKLMQAKLLIVFLFCFFSMIITTFIISMFVFILNPMIGFFEVPVSMPDIIAIVPTTFINSFMIAGVSLIPLYFGMRKKSTPATITSAILIGSVLSSSFNDGSVQVSLFDFIGVPIALCMLGLVIAYLSYRKIEQIDVT from the coding sequence ATGCTTAAACTGATGAGACTAGAATGGAAAAAACATCAATTATCTAGTTATTTTAAAGGAGTAGCCATCTGTATTGTATCCATTTTTGCAGCTATGTGTTTTATGACGTGGGTTTCTAAAGTAGAAGATGATTTGATATTTACAGATTATGCAGGATACATGGCTTTAACGGATATTTTTATAAGAATAACATTCACCATATTCTCAGCTGTCATTTTATCACGAGTAGTCATTGAAGAATATAAAAATAAAACGATTCAATTATTGTTTACATATCCGTTGCAACGAAAAAAATTAATGCAAGCTAAGCTTTTAATTGTCTTTTTGTTTTGTTTCTTCAGCATGATCATTACTACTTTTATCATCAGTATGTTCGTTTTCATCTTAAATCCAATGATAGGTTTCTTTGAAGTGCCTGTTAGTATGCCGGATATCATTGCTATAGTTCCTACTACTTTTATCAACTCATTTATGATCGCTGGCGTAAGTCTGATTCCTTTATATTTTGGTATGAGAAAAAAATCAACGCCTGCAACAATTACTTCAGCAATATTAATAGGATCCGTACTTAGCTCATCTTTTAATGATGGCAGTGTTCAGGTTAGTTTGTTCGACTTCATTGGTGTGCCAATTGCACTTTGTATGTTAGGCCTTGTAATTGCCTATCTTTCTTACCGTAAAATTGAGCAAATCGATGTGACATAA
- a CDS encoding ABC transporter ATP-binding protein, which translates to MTYLIKTNQLTKVFEGKEVVSGVNMHVKKGEIYGFLGPNGAGKTTIMKMLTNLVKPTSGEIEIFGERLTKSSYEVLKRMGMIIEYPIFYEKLTAKENLELHCEYMGYYDKAGIDRALDLVKLHNIDNKKVKDFSLGMKQRLGIARAITTKPELLILDEPINGLDPIGIKELRELFKILCKEYGITLLVSSHILAEMEQMADTIGVIQDGKLIKEVSMKDINGKQTEYIELKVLDIKKATYILDHKLGIKNYKIMNEHMIRIYELTISQQEISKALIMNDIEIESINKKHNSLEEFFLNLMNGEGIHA; encoded by the coding sequence ATGACCTATCTAATAAAAACAAATCAGCTTACGAAAGTGTTTGAAGGAAAAGAGGTTGTTTCTGGTGTCAATATGCATGTGAAGAAGGGGGAAATCTACGGATTTTTAGGGCCAAATGGTGCTGGTAAAACGACAATTATGAAAATGCTAACGAATTTAGTAAAACCGACGAGCGGTGAGATTGAAATTTTTGGGGAGCGATTAACGAAGTCATCATATGAAGTGCTCAAAAGAATGGGCATGATTATCGAATATCCTATTTTTTATGAAAAACTGACAGCGAAGGAAAACTTGGAGCTCCATTGTGAGTACATGGGCTATTATGACAAGGCGGGCATTGATCGTGCACTAGATCTTGTTAAATTGCACAATATCGATAACAAAAAAGTAAAAGACTTTTCACTTGGAATGAAACAACGCTTAGGTATTGCCAGAGCCATTACGACAAAACCAGAACTGTTAATTTTAGACGAACCCATCAATGGTTTAGATCCAATTGGTATTAAAGAATTACGAGAACTCTTTAAAATACTATGCAAAGAGTACGGTATTACTTTATTAGTTTCAAGCCATATTCTAGCTGAGATGGAACAAATGGCTGATACGATTGGTGTTATTCAAGATGGCAAGCTAATTAAAGAAGTTTCTATGAAAGATATCAATGGCAAACAGACCGAGTACATAGAGCTTAAGGTGCTAGATATCAAAAAAGCGACTTACATTTTAGACCATAAACTTGGTATTAAAAATTATAAAATCATGAATGAACACATGATTCGTATTTATGAACTGACAATTTCACAGCAAGAAATTTCGAAGGCGCTCATTATGAATGATATTGAGATTGAAAGCATCAATAAAAAGCATAACTCATTGGAGGAATTTTTCTTAAATTTAATGAACGGAGAGGGAATCCATGCTTAA
- a CDS encoding NDxxF motif lipoprotein, producing the protein MRKLFFSFLFLFILSACSQGENIDAIEDKEEDEVLSLQDVKIPDVIFTSEKRNSVIAEEEIKFSIKTYLDSSEVLSNASEPFQDYIYEEEELTTEELVKLDKIIKLTKENDENFSNYILNNTFPEGYQEESERISQYITTYNEIISELDDNISNFTDDIANGVFPKVNIGSMVDKSEVVNGREQKKIEEFLDKKNIKTKAFGRDD; encoded by the coding sequence ATGAGAAAATTGTTTTTTAGTTTTTTATTTCTGTTTATATTAAGCGCATGTTCACAGGGAGAAAATATTGACGCTATTGAGGATAAGGAAGAGGATGAAGTTCTTTCTTTACAGGATGTTAAGATTCCTGATGTTATTTTTACCTCTGAAAAACGAAATAGTGTAATTGCCGAAGAAGAAATAAAATTTAGCATAAAAACATATCTAGATAGTTCTGAAGTATTATCTAATGCTAGTGAACCATTTCAAGATTATATATATGAAGAAGAGGAATTAACTACAGAAGAACTAGTGAAATTAGACAAAATTATCAAACTTACAAAAGAAAATGATGAGAACTTTTCTAACTATATTTTAAATAATACATTTCCAGAAGGTTATCAAGAAGAGTCTGAAAGAATTAGCCAGTACATTACAACTTACAATGAAATTATTTCTGAACTAGATGATAACATAAGTAATTTTACAGATGACATAGCTAATGGGGTTTTTCCAAAAGTAAACATTGGATCAATGGTGGATAAATCTGAAGTGGTGAATGGAAGAGAACAGAAAAAAATAGAAGAATTTCTTGATAAGAAAAATATTAAGACAAAAGCATTTGGACGGGACGATTAA
- a CDS encoding HAAS domain-containing protein, which produces MSKKQFLLILKKNLRKLPKNEKEEILQDYEEYFMIGVGEGKIESQIVESLGSPKQIAKELNAVYAIKKVEERKSIKNIFTALFSIMGLSVINCIIITVTLIMLLILIPFTLAYIIGVPIMILSPLILIVMGFVNGFSTIGSGEIFESIKGLSIGFLLAFLGYYLAKFSSILFIKYLRWNMSIVRGEKLL; this is translated from the coding sequence ATGAGTAAAAAACAATTTTTATTAATTTTAAAAAAGAATTTACGGAAGCTACCCAAAAATGAAAAAGAAGAAATCTTACAAGATTATGAGGAATATTTTATGATTGGTGTAGGGGAAGGGAAAATAGAAAGTCAGATTGTAGAATCCCTTGGTTCACCTAAACAAATAGCTAAAGAATTAAATGCTGTTTATGCTATTAAAAAGGTTGAAGAGAGAAAAAGCATTAAAAATATCTTTACGGCATTGTTTTCGATTATGGGATTAAGTGTAATTAATTGTATAATTATTACAGTGACTTTAATTATGCTGCTAATACTTATACCATTTACATTAGCTTATATCATTGGGGTCCCTATCATGATTCTATCTCCACTAATCTTAATAGTAATGGGATTTGTTAATGGATTTAGTACAATTGGAAGTGGAGAAATCTTCGAGTCCATTAAAGGGCTTAGTATAGGTTTTCTATTAGCATTCCTAGGGTATTATCTAGCAAAATTCTCTTCTATACTATTTATAAAATATTTGAGATGGAACATGTCAATTGTAAGGGGAGAGAAATTATTATGA
- a CDS encoding PadR family transcriptional regulator: MNVQFKKGVLELCVLVLLDKKDRYGYELVQRISAQIEISEGSVYPLLRRLTREEYFTTYLKESNEGPPRKYYRLTDKGRAYLYHLVDEWKEFSDGVNQLIKEADFT, encoded by the coding sequence TTGAATGTGCAATTTAAAAAAGGCGTTCTAGAACTATGCGTGCTTGTACTGCTTGATAAGAAGGATCGATATGGATATGAACTCGTCCAGAGGATTTCTGCTCAAATTGAAATATCAGAAGGTTCTGTCTATCCGTTATTAAGAAGATTAACAAGGGAAGAGTATTTTACAACATATTTAAAAGAATCCAATGAGGGTCCTCCAAGGAAATATTATAGGCTTACTGATAAAGGTCGTGCATACTTATATCATTTAGTAGACGAGTGGAAGGAATTCTCTGATGGAGTAAATCAATTAATTAAGGAGGCAGATTTCACATGA
- a CDS encoding HAMP domain-containing histidine kinase, translating to MVPFLMTLIIILVGVIFFQYRVQKSKSENLYYTYEKLQDIVEKQTGEKLLVFTDDAQLQKLLVAINLLLEAKQRTQADYLKVEISMRKMLANVSHDLKTPLTVVLGYMEILHTDHTLSEEERRALLTKVQTKTNEVIELIHKFFDLAKLESGDKEIELTRINMNEMCMQNILAFYDLLIAKGFSVHIEIPENQYYALGNVEVLSRVLNNLISNAITYGDDGKTLGITLRSDEKYIYIDIWDKGKGISESHIDKVFERMYTLEDSRNRLYQGSGLGLTITKRLVEALDGEIHLFSRPYEKTIFTIMLKRIQF from the coding sequence ATGGTTCCTTTTTTAATGACGCTCATTATCATCTTGGTAGGTGTAATTTTTTTTCAATATCGCGTGCAGAAAAGTAAAAGTGAGAATTTATATTATACATATGAAAAGCTGCAGGATATTGTAGAAAAGCAAACTGGCGAAAAATTATTAGTGTTTACGGATGATGCACAACTACAAAAGCTGTTAGTGGCCATTAATCTTTTATTAGAAGCTAAGCAAAGAACGCAGGCTGATTATTTAAAAGTAGAGATTTCAATGCGCAAGATGCTTGCAAATGTATCGCATGATTTAAAAACGCCGCTGACAGTTGTCCTTGGATATATGGAAATTTTGCATACAGATCACACACTGAGTGAGGAAGAAAGGCGAGCATTGCTAACAAAGGTGCAAACGAAAACAAATGAAGTCATAGAACTCATTCATAAGTTTTTTGACTTGGCAAAATTAGAATCTGGGGACAAAGAAATTGAGTTAACGAGAATCAATATGAATGAAATGTGTATGCAAAATATTTTAGCATTCTATGATTTACTTATAGCAAAAGGATTTTCGGTCCATATTGAAATACCAGAAAACCAATACTATGCACTAGGAAATGTAGAAGTGTTGAGTAGGGTGTTAAATAATTTAATCTCGAATGCCATTACATATGGGGATGATGGAAAAACACTTGGCATAACTTTAAGAAGTGATGAAAAGTATATCTATATTGATATATGGGATAAGGGAAAAGGCATTTCTGAGTCACATATCGACAAAGTATTTGAACGGATGTATACATTAGAAGATTCAAGAAATCGCTTATACCAAGGTAGTGGACTTGGATTGACAATTACGAAGCGGCTAGTTGAAGCACTAGATGGAGAAATCCATCTTTTTAGTAGACCCTATGAAAAAACAATTTTTACGATCATGTTAAAGAGGATACAGTTTTAG
- a CDS encoding response regulator transcription factor — MQSKILLVEDDVSIQEMVETYLTKEGFTVETAADGEAGLNKFWQGSFDLIILDIMMPKIDGLEVVKLIREKSAIPILMMSAKDTDVDKAIGLGLGADDYICKPFSMIELSARVKAGIRRSTKYSAPLKKQDDVILVGDLKIDTINYTAWKKDEVIKLTSKEFELLKLFSKNCNRVFTKAQIYHYIWNEEYYGDENVINVHMRRLREKVEDDPSNPKYIKTLWGIGYKMEVI; from the coding sequence ATGCAATCTAAAATATTGCTTGTGGAAGATGATGTATCGATTCAAGAAATGGTAGAAACCTATTTAACAAAAGAGGGTTTTACTGTAGAGACAGCTGCTGATGGAGAGGCTGGTCTGAATAAATTTTGGCAAGGGTCGTTTGATTTAATCATTTTGGATATTATGATGCCGAAAATTGACGGCTTAGAAGTTGTGAAGTTGATTCGTGAAAAAAGTGCTATTCCTATTTTAATGATGTCTGCGAAAGATACAGATGTGGACAAGGCGATTGGATTAGGACTTGGAGCGGATGATTATATTTGCAAACCATTTTCGATGATTGAATTATCTGCGCGGGTGAAGGCAGGCATACGTCGTTCAACAAAATATTCAGCGCCATTAAAGAAACAGGACGACGTTATTCTAGTGGGAGATTTGAAAATCGATACAATCAATTATACGGCTTGGAAAAAAGACGAGGTCATTAAACTCACTTCCAAAGAGTTCGAGTTGTTAAAGCTGTTTTCGAAGAATTGCAACCGCGTATTTACGAAAGCTCAAATCTATCATTACATTTGGAATGAAGAATATTATGGAGATGAAAATGTCATTAATGTTCATATGAGAAGACTGAGAGAAAAAGTTGAGGATGATCCCTCAAACCCTAAGTATATTAAAACCTTATGGGGAATCGGATATAAGATGGAAGTGATATAG
- a CDS encoding Na+/H+ antiporter NhaC family protein: MQKGNPWALIPFVVFLILFIGSGIVLNDFYAFPVLVAISIASAVALFMNRKETITKKIETFTTGAGDSNVMLMVIIFLLAGAFSETAKGMGAIEATVNFALSILPQNLLVIGLFIIACFISLAMGTSVGTIVALAPIGLAIGEQTGLSIPLLMATVISGAMFGDNLSFISDTTIASVRSQGAEMKDKFKVNFFIVLPAAIVTCVILAFLTPNSTAQVTHASFDWYKLIPYLFVIIFALIGVNVFTVLTSGIILAGTIGLIDGSYEVMTFIGAIGDGMSNMFEMAFLAMLIAGMVEVIKHNGGIDFIVHIATRKIKSQKDAQFAMAGLVGLTDLSTANNTIAIMITGPLAKKIADQYDIEPRKSASIIDIFSCVVQGIIPYGAQFLAAASVAGISPILIMQYSYYSILVGVCGVIAILIGYPKTKNKPIQKS; this comes from the coding sequence ATGCAAAAAGGAAATCCGTGGGCATTAATTCCATTTGTTGTATTTTTAATTTTGTTTATTGGCTCAGGAATTGTATTAAATGATTTTTATGCATTTCCTGTATTGGTTGCCATTTCGATTGCAAGCGCTGTTGCCCTTTTCATGAACCGCAAAGAAACGATCACAAAAAAAATTGAAACCTTTACGACCGGTGCCGGGGATTCGAACGTCATGTTAATGGTGATTATTTTCTTACTTGCCGGCGCATTTTCGGAAACCGCAAAAGGAATGGGCGCTATTGAAGCAACGGTAAACTTTGCACTCTCTATATTGCCACAAAACTTATTAGTTATTGGCTTATTCATAATTGCCTGTTTTATATCTTTAGCAATGGGCACTTCAGTTGGAACGATCGTTGCCCTCGCCCCAATAGGTTTAGCGATTGGTGAGCAAACTGGACTTTCAATACCACTATTAATGGCTACTGTTATTAGTGGGGCTATGTTTGGCGATAATTTATCATTTATTTCGGATACAACCATAGCATCGGTACGCTCACAAGGGGCAGAAATGAAAGACAAATTTAAAGTTAACTTTTTCATCGTGTTACCAGCAGCAATTGTCACATGTGTTATTTTAGCCTTTTTAACGCCGAATTCCACAGCCCAAGTGACACATGCTAGCTTTGATTGGTACAAATTGATTCCTTATTTATTCGTCATTATTTTTGCTTTGATCGGAGTAAATGTCTTTACAGTATTAACAAGTGGGATCATCCTCGCTGGAACTATTGGCTTAATTGATGGTAGTTATGAGGTGATGACATTTATCGGCGCAATTGGTGACGGTATGAGCAATATGTTTGAAATGGCGTTTTTAGCAATGTTAATTGCCGGTATGGTCGAGGTCATAAAGCATAATGGCGGCATTGATTTTATCGTACATATCGCAACGCGTAAAATTAAGTCGCAAAAGGATGCCCAATTTGCAATGGCAGGTTTAGTTGGTTTAACCGACCTTTCAACCGCCAATAATACGATTGCAATTATGATTACTGGGCCATTAGCAAAAAAAATTGCCGATCAATACGATATTGAGCCACGTAAATCCGCAAGCATCATCGACATTTTTTCATGTGTCGTTCAAGGTATTATTCCGTACGGTGCACAATTTTTAGCAGCTGCCAGTGTCGCCGGCATTTCCCCTATTTTAATCATGCAATATTCGTATTACTCCATTTTAGTGGGTGTCTGCGGAGTCATTGCCATCCTCATCGGTTATCCGAAAACTAAAAATAAACCTATTCAAAAATCGTAA